Proteins encoded together in one Stutzerimonas stutzeri window:
- a CDS encoding methyl-accepting chemotaxis protein, whose translation MLSSLRLRAKLLLLALGPILLLTLILSGVSVLQLQDLADQQEAQTRANLIRDRRAELKHYVELARNAIGPIYERSAEGDLQARDQAVAVFERLSYGSEGYFWGYDGQSRRVFQGATRERIGESFADYRDPNGVYAIRELVKAGQDGSHFVDYSFAVPGSDALVPKVGYAEHLPKWNLVFGTSLNLDDVERDVVEARAVFQARIDGLTMIMLVAAALLLILMAGLAVLMSNALLSPLLLIKRNLDDMAQGDGDLTQRLPITSQDELGELATSFNRFVEKIHSLVQQVAGTTTQLTGLVGAVASQAQRSEQAMADQRSETDQVATAINEMSAAAHEVAMSAQRAAEAARETDQQGVAAKQVVDQSIRQIHELVGELRGSGESLEGLQQDVKGIVGVLDVIRAIAEQTNLLALNAAIEAARAGEAGRGFAVVADEVRALASRTQQSTGEIQGMIDRLRNATSHTVGTMLRAGEKGESTREHANHAGESLDAISALIGTINSMNAQIAAAAEEQTAVAEEINRSVHHIADAVDGVASDAAQGAQTSRELNGLAERLQKLVGQFRI comes from the coding sequence ATGCTGTCCTCCTTACGTCTGCGGGCGAAGCTGCTCCTGCTTGCGCTTGGCCCGATTCTGTTGCTGACCCTGATACTCAGCGGGGTCTCGGTGCTACAGCTGCAGGATCTGGCCGACCAGCAGGAAGCGCAGACCCGCGCCAATCTGATTCGCGACCGCCGTGCCGAGCTCAAGCACTACGTCGAGCTGGCGCGCAACGCCATCGGGCCGATCTACGAACGCTCTGCCGAGGGCGACCTGCAGGCGCGCGACCAGGCGGTCGCCGTGTTTGAGCGGCTGAGCTATGGCAGCGAAGGCTATTTCTGGGGCTACGATGGTCAGTCACGCCGAGTGTTCCAGGGGGCCACGCGCGAGCGCATCGGCGAAAGCTTCGCGGATTACCGTGACCCGAACGGCGTCTACGCCATTCGCGAGCTCGTCAAGGCCGGGCAGGACGGCAGCCATTTCGTCGACTACAGCTTCGCCGTGCCGGGCAGCGATGCGCTGGTACCCAAGGTGGGCTATGCGGAGCATCTGCCCAAGTGGAACCTGGTGTTCGGTACCTCGCTGAACCTGGATGACGTCGAGCGTGACGTGGTCGAAGCCCGCGCTGTGTTTCAGGCGCGTATCGACGGCCTGACCATGATCATGCTCGTCGCAGCGGCGCTGCTGCTGATCCTGATGGCCGGCCTCGCCGTACTGATGAGCAACGCCCTGCTCAGCCCGCTGCTGCTGATCAAGCGCAACCTGGATGACATGGCCCAGGGTGACGGCGACCTGACCCAGCGCCTGCCGATCACCAGTCAGGACGAGCTGGGCGAGCTGGCCACCTCGTTCAATCGTTTCGTCGAGAAGATCCATTCGCTGGTACAGCAGGTCGCCGGCACCACCACCCAGCTGACCGGTCTGGTCGGTGCAGTGGCCAGCCAGGCGCAGCGCTCGGAGCAGGCCATGGCCGACCAGCGCAGCGAAACCGATCAGGTCGCCACGGCGATCAACGAGATGTCCGCCGCCGCCCACGAAGTGGCGATGAGCGCCCAGCGTGCGGCCGAGGCGGCGCGCGAGACCGATCAGCAGGGGGTTGCCGCCAAGCAGGTGGTGGACCAGAGCATTCGCCAGATCCACGAGCTGGTGGGCGAGCTGCGCGGCAGCGGCGAGTCCCTGGAAGGTCTGCAGCAGGACGTGAAAGGCATCGTCGGCGTGCTCGACGTGATCCGCGCCATTGCCGAGCAGACCAACCTGCTAGCGCTCAATGCGGCCATCGAGGCGGCCCGTGCAGGCGAGGCCGGGCGCGGCTTCGCCGTGGTCGCCGACGAAGTTCGCGCGCTGGCCAGCCGCACCCAGCAGAGTACCGGCGAGATTCAGGGCATGATCGATCGGCTGCGCAACGCCACGTCCCACACCGTAGGCACCATGCTGCGTGCCGGCGAGAAAGGCGAGAGCACGCGCGAGCATGCCAATCACGCCGGTGAGTCGCTGGATGCGATCTCCGCGCTGATCGGCACCATCAATTCGATGAACGCACAGATCGCCGCCGCCGCCGAGGAGCAGACCGCAGTGGCCGAGGAGATCAACCGCAGCGTGCACCACATCGCCGATGCGGTGGACGGTGTGGCCAGCGACGCCGCTCAGGGCGCGCAGACCTCCCGCGAGCTCAACGGCCTGGCTGAGCGCCTGCAAAA
- the fadD1 gene encoding long-chain-fatty-acid--CoA ligase FadD1: MTDNFWKDKYPVGVASEINPDEYQNIQAVLKQSCERFADKPAFSNLGKTLTYGELYKLSGDFAAYLQQNTDLQPGDRIAVQLPNLIQYPIVVFGAMRAGLIVVNTNPLYTAREMEHQFNDAGAKALVCLANMAHLAEEVLPKTGIKHVVITEVADMLPPLKRMLINAVVKHVKKMVPAYSLPKAVKLNDALALGRGKAVREASPMSEDVAVLQYTGGTTGVAKGAMLTHRNLVANMLQCKALMGSNLNDGSEVLIAPLPLYHIYAFTFHCMAMMLSGNHNILISNPRDLPAMIKDLSKYRFSGFVGLNTLFVALCNSEDFRKLDFSALKVTLSGGMALQLATAERWKQVTGCPICEGYGLTETSPVASVNPIEHIQIGTIGIPVPSTQFKVINDDGQDLAQGEIGELCIKGPQVMKGYWQRPEATAEVMDAEGFFKTGDIGVIQEDGYIRIVDRKKDMILVSGFNVYPNELEDVLASLPGVLQCAAIGVPDEKSGEAIKLFVVVKPGESLTKEQVMQHMHDNLTGYKRPRYVEFRESLPTTNVGKILRRELRDEELRKLGHKK; encoded by the coding sequence ATGACCGATAACTTCTGGAAGGATAAGTATCCTGTTGGGGTCGCCAGCGAGATCAATCCCGACGAGTACCAGAACATCCAGGCTGTGCTCAAACAGTCGTGCGAGCGCTTCGCGGACAAGCCGGCGTTCAGCAATCTCGGCAAGACCCTGACCTACGGTGAGCTGTACAAGCTGTCCGGCGATTTCGCCGCCTACCTGCAGCAGAACACCGATCTCCAGCCTGGCGACCGCATCGCGGTGCAGCTGCCCAACCTCATCCAGTATCCCATCGTGGTGTTCGGCGCCATGCGCGCCGGGCTCATCGTGGTCAACACCAACCCGCTGTACACCGCGCGGGAGATGGAACACCAGTTCAACGACGCCGGCGCCAAGGCGCTGGTCTGCCTGGCCAACATGGCGCACCTGGCCGAGGAAGTGCTGCCCAAGACCGGCATCAAGCACGTCGTCATCACCGAAGTCGCCGACATGCTGCCGCCGCTCAAGCGCATGCTGATCAACGCGGTGGTCAAGCACGTGAAGAAGATGGTGCCGGCCTACAGCTTGCCGAAAGCGGTGAAGCTCAACGATGCCCTGGCGCTGGGCCGCGGCAAGGCGGTGCGCGAAGCGTCGCCCATGAGCGAAGACGTGGCCGTGCTGCAGTACACCGGCGGCACCACCGGGGTGGCCAAGGGCGCCATGCTCACGCACCGCAACCTCGTCGCCAACATGTTGCAGTGCAAGGCGCTGATGGGTTCGAACCTCAATGACGGCAGCGAAGTGCTGATCGCGCCGTTGCCGCTCTACCACATCTACGCCTTCACCTTTCACTGCATGGCGATGATGCTCAGCGGCAACCACAACATCCTGATCTCCAATCCGCGCGACCTGCCGGCGATGATCAAGGACCTGTCGAAGTATCGCTTCAGCGGCTTCGTCGGCCTCAACACGCTGTTCGTGGCGCTGTGCAACAGCGAAGACTTCCGCAAGCTGGATTTCTCCGCGCTCAAGGTCACCCTGTCGGGCGGCATGGCGCTGCAGCTGGCCACGGCCGAGCGCTGGAAGCAGGTGACGGGTTGCCCCATCTGCGAAGGCTACGGCCTGACCGAAACCAGCCCGGTGGCCTCGGTCAATCCGATCGAGCACATCCAGATCGGCACCATCGGCATTCCGGTTCCTTCGACGCAGTTCAAGGTCATCAATGACGATGGCCAGGATCTGGCGCAAGGCGAGATCGGCGAGCTGTGCATCAAGGGCCCGCAGGTGATGAAGGGTTACTGGCAACGGCCGGAAGCCACCGCCGAGGTGATGGATGCCGAAGGCTTCTTCAAGACCGGTGATATCGGCGTGATTCAGGAAGACGGCTACATCCGCATCGTCGACCGCAAGAAGGACATGATCCTGGTGTCCGGCTTCAACGTGTATCCCAACGAGCTGGAAGATGTGCTGGCCAGCCTGCCGGGCGTGTTGCAGTGCGCCGCCATCGGCGTGCCGGACGAGAAGTCCGGTGAGGCGATCAAGCTGTTCGTGGTGGTCAAGCCGGGCGAGAGCCTGACCAAGGAGCAGGTCATGCAGCACATGCACGACAACCTGACCGGCTACAAGCGGCCGCGCTATGTGGAGTTCCGCGAAAGCCTGCCGACCACCAACGTCGGCAAGATCCTGCGTCGCGAGCTGCGCGACGAGGAGCTGCGCAAGCTGGGCCACAAGAAGTAA